One stretch of Pseudoramibacter sp. DNA includes these proteins:
- a CDS encoding Cna B-type domain-containing protein, translating to MKKSTSRFKHTPLIVGAGAAFLLILAIYLGLLSPRAMAVPGTIKTADNRQDGITLNLFDYSGYDGTNDASKYYLDEYPKEVSPKDLGCQLKKGDKSPINWQTRGIHSKSGINCNYNTRPRDFRRFLFSSSGKGGTTLNNSSGNAPRTGIVQNRLGSDGYPVLTNDDTLRTNGTSLDYLFNNNVFPYKKVYQNVTRLMTKDENGTYRYDSNQNYAYYNPSQGDNGSFKVYNGTFKNDEGAIVGFFPFDDYDATKTDTHNYAAISKRYDHHFGMTMSAQFSLPQNGKLADGQDAAFDYSGDDDMWLFIDNILVLDLGGIHNAQHGQINFATGQVQTYPVNNASNTTTTTLDQIFSAQGVKWENNKPHTLKMFYLERGGYLSNLSMTVNIPITRTVSVTKKVDGTTASDYLDQTFNYKAEIKPAGSNWQPYTGRVVIDGVTSNVGADGTFSLKPTQTAKLLDVKSTDHYRITETNVDGRAFDKVSISGNDSRSQTLNDGGSTNVSSDRAGLLAQNSLSNALTFTNHIREETKPLTVTKIWADNSNANNKISSVKFQIIQTAHHADGTTTDTVWQDADGNSIFTAEASANWRRTFNNMLVRSGTTTYTYRVQEVDIPAGFTTSYTQPNKDAGSLSADITNKKRTQLTVNKVWKDTKGSTLSQTPSSVKVQLYKYQMPAKTTTVSGQKINVHFQTTYRGDAGGPGNNLETAATQNGDYTLDQKITQGGGLTFTVHSFSDNFGVLSVEVNGQTLTPTATTTSPTNLYLPKNGNNWTPMVTAATYHLDNIKNDTTITVNMIGWLNYSGATSSVAASMDIRNLKTTEPSGGSTVVTEVPTPPKDMPADAVPVSGETADLNASNKWQQTFGGLRVTEPKDGKLYYNFYYVKEVSEPSGYKVAYSNDQANNTVTVTNTKVNSLPKTGGTGVYSYLALGAMLIAIAAILKRQTTKR from the coding sequence ATGAAAAAAAGCACGTCTCGATTCAAGCACACGCCGCTTATTGTCGGGGCCGGCGCTGCTTTTCTCCTCATTTTGGCTATTTATCTGGGGCTTCTCTCCCCGAGGGCGATGGCGGTTCCCGGCACCATCAAAACCGCAGACAACCGGCAGGACGGCATCACGCTGAATCTGTTTGACTACTCCGGGTACGATGGCACGAACGACGCCAGCAAATATTATCTAGACGAATATCCTAAGGAAGTCTCTCCTAAAGATCTTGGCTGCCAGCTTAAAAAAGGCGACAAATCCCCTATCAATTGGCAGACCAGAGGGATCCACAGCAAGTCCGGTATCAACTGCAACTACAATACCCGTCCCCGTGATTTTCGCCGCTTCTTATTTTCTTCCAGCGGCAAAGGCGGCACCACCCTCAACAATTCTTCCGGCAATGCTCCTCGAACCGGCATTGTCCAAAACCGTCTGGGCAGCGACGGCTACCCGGTGCTCACCAACGACGACACGCTGCGCACAAACGGCACAAGCCTGGACTATCTTTTTAATAACAACGTTTTTCCGTACAAAAAGGTCTATCAAAACGTCACCCGCCTGATGACCAAAGATGAGAACGGCACCTATCGCTACGACAGCAATCAAAACTACGCTTACTACAATCCGTCCCAGGGGGATAACGGCAGTTTCAAAGTGTACAACGGCACCTTTAAAAACGATGAAGGTGCAATAGTCGGTTTTTTCCCCTTTGACGATTACGACGCCACCAAAACCGACACACACAACTACGCGGCGATCAGCAAGCGCTACGACCATCATTTTGGCATGACCATGAGCGCCCAATTCTCTCTGCCCCAAAATGGCAAGCTCGCCGACGGCCAGGACGCCGCTTTCGACTACAGCGGCGACGACGACATGTGGCTCTTTATCGACAACATCCTTGTCCTTGATTTGGGCGGCATTCACAATGCACAGCACGGCCAGATCAATTTCGCCACCGGACAGGTTCAGACCTATCCAGTGAACAATGCTTCAAATACAACCACCACAACCCTTGACCAAATTTTCAGCGCCCAGGGCGTCAAATGGGAAAACAACAAACCCCACACCTTAAAGATGTTCTACCTGGAACGGGGCGGCTATTTGTCCAACCTGTCCATGACGGTCAATATCCCCATTACCCGGACGGTGAGCGTCACGAAAAAGGTAGACGGCACCACCGCCAGCGATTATCTGGATCAGACCTTCAACTACAAGGCCGAAATCAAGCCCGCGGGCAGCAACTGGCAACCTTACACCGGCCGGGTCGTCATCGACGGGGTCACGTCTAACGTTGGCGCCGACGGCACCTTTTCCCTGAAGCCGACCCAGACGGCCAAGCTCCTCGACGTCAAATCCACTGACCATTACCGGATCACCGAAACCAACGTCGACGGCCGCGCTTTCGACAAGGTCAGCATCAGCGGCAATGACAGCCGAAGTCAAACCCTCAACGACGGAGGATCCACGAACGTGTCCAGCGACCGCGCCGGTCTCCTGGCGCAGAACAGCCTGAGCAACGCCTTGACTTTTACCAACCACATCCGGGAGGAAACGAAACCCCTGACCGTGACGAAGATCTGGGCCGACAACAGCAACGCCAACAACAAAATCTCGAGCGTCAAGTTCCAGATTATCCAAACCGCCCACCACGCCGATGGCACCACCACCGACACGGTGTGGCAGGACGCAGACGGCAATTCGATATTCACCGCGGAGGCCTCCGCGAACTGGCGGCGCACGTTTAATAACATGCTCGTGCGCAGCGGCACCACCACCTACACCTACCGGGTGCAGGAAGTGGACATCCCCGCCGGCTTCACGACCAGCTACACTCAGCCCAATAAAGACGCCGGCAGTTTGTCTGCCGACATCACCAACAAAAAACGGACCCAGCTCACCGTCAACAAAGTCTGGAAAGACACCAAGGGCAGCACCCTGAGCCAGACCCCGTCTTCGGTCAAGGTGCAGCTGTACAAATACCAGATGCCTGCGAAAACCACGACGGTTTCCGGGCAGAAGATCAACGTGCATTTCCAGACCACCTACCGCGGCGATGCCGGCGGCCCCGGGAACAACCTCGAAACCGCGGCCACTCAGAACGGCGACTACACCCTGGATCAGAAAATCACCCAGGGCGGCGGCCTGACGTTTACCGTCCACAGCTTCAGCGACAATTTCGGGGTGCTGTCCGTTGAAGTGAACGGCCAGACCCTGACGCCGACGGCTACCACCACTTCGCCGACGAACCTATATCTGCCAAAGAACGGCAACAACTGGACGCCAATGGTGACCGCCGCCACCTATCATCTCGACAACATCAAAAACGACACAACCATCACTGTCAACATGATCGGCTGGCTGAATTACAGCGGCGCAACGTCTTCCGTCGCCGCGAGCATGGACATCCGAAACCTCAAGACCACGGAACCTTCAGGCGGCAGCACCGTCGTCACAGAAGTGCCGACCCCGCCAAAGGACATGCCCGCTGACGCCGTCCCCGTTTCCGGGGAAACGGCGGACCTGAACGCCAGCAACAAATGGCAACAAACTTTCGGTGGCCTGCGCGTTACGGAACCCAAAGACGGCAAGCTGTACTACAACTTCTATTACGTGAAAGAAGTGTCCGAACCAAGCGGCTACAAAGTGGCCTACTCCAACGATCAGGCCAATAACACCGTGACCGTCACGAACACGAAAGTGAACAGCCTGCCGAAAACCGGCGGTACTGGCGTTTACAGCTATCTGGCCCTTGGGGCGATGCTCATCGCGATCGCAGCGATTCTCAAAAGGCAGACCACCAAGC
- a CDS encoding carbon-nitrogen hydrolase family protein: MNGKIGQTMRKCQKIERRTIGMKIALAQMAMTENIEANLKKSLALIEQAAAKGADLVLFPEIQLSPFFPQYENRDASAYLMTPDSPYLKAVQDACARHRIYASPNFYMHLNGKNYDTSFLIDDAGKILGTQKMVHVAQAPAFFEQDYYTPSDDGFKVFDTPFGKIGIVVCFDRHYPESVRTEALRGAELILIPTANITDEPDELFQWEIKVQAYQNSAYIAMCNRVGAEGTVTFAGRSIAAGPDGETLALAGKDETLLFAELDLAHAADRRAQKPYTNLRRPEYYQ, from the coding sequence ATGAATGGCAAAATTGGACAGACCATGAGAAAATGTCAAAAAATCGAAAGAAGGACAATCGGGATGAAAATCGCTTTGGCACAGATGGCCATGACTGAAAATATAGAAGCAAATTTGAAAAAATCGTTGGCGCTGATCGAGCAGGCGGCAGCAAAGGGCGCGGACCTCGTGCTGTTCCCAGAAATCCAGCTGAGCCCGTTTTTCCCCCAATATGAAAATCGGGATGCCTCGGCTTATCTTATGACCCCGGACAGCCCGTATTTAAAGGCGGTGCAGGACGCGTGCGCCCGCCATCGCATTTACGCGTCCCCGAATTTTTATATGCATTTAAATGGAAAAAACTACGACACGAGCTTTTTGATCGACGATGCCGGAAAAATCCTTGGCACTCAGAAAATGGTGCACGTCGCGCAGGCGCCGGCGTTCTTCGAGCAGGATTACTACACGCCGTCGGACGATGGGTTTAAAGTTTTCGACACGCCCTTCGGGAAAATCGGCATCGTCGTGTGCTTCGACCGCCATTATCCCGAAAGCGTCCGCACCGAAGCCCTGAGGGGCGCGGAACTGATCCTCATCCCCACGGCGAACATCACGGACGAGCCGGACGAATTGTTCCAGTGGGAGATCAAGGTGCAGGCCTACCAGAACAGCGCGTATATCGCCATGTGCAACCGGGTCGGCGCCGAAGGGACAGTGACATTTGCCGGGCGCTCCATCGCCGCCGGCCCCGACGGCGAAACTTTGGCTCTGGCCGGAAAGGACGAAACCCTGCTGTTCGCCGAGCTGGATCTGGCTCATGCCGCAGATCGCCGGGCGCAGAAACCGTACACGAATTTAAGACGGCCGGAATATTATCAATAA
- a CDS encoding YdcF family protein: MIILMIFAAASAVYGALVWHIASGSHFYRVWWGLAVAFGAAAFGAHAGIFVRMPAIGRHVLEGLVLAAAAGALIMFGLILTQFHAEAPDGLDTLIVLGAQVRPDGPCQALKYRLDTATAYLKAHPETRCIVSGGQGDNEPESEAAAMARALVQKGVAPERLALEDQSHSTVENLRFSAKIAGPLDQKIGIATNNFHVYRSLKLARKAGYTAAFGLAAPSTALYLPNNVLREIFGLVKDKLAGNI; the protein is encoded by the coding sequence ATGATCATATTGATGATTTTCGCGGCGGCCTCGGCGGTGTATGGAGCGCTGGTCTGGCACATCGCGTCGGGCTCCCATTTTTACCGGGTGTGGTGGGGACTGGCCGTAGCTTTCGGCGCCGCAGCTTTTGGCGCCCACGCTGGGATTTTTGTCAGAATGCCGGCGATCGGGCGGCACGTGCTCGAGGGGCTGGTTTTAGCGGCCGCCGCCGGCGCGTTGATCATGTTCGGGCTGATTCTGACCCAGTTTCACGCCGAAGCCCCGGACGGTCTCGACACCCTCATCGTCCTCGGCGCCCAGGTCCGGCCCGACGGGCCGTGCCAGGCGCTGAAGTACCGCCTGGACACCGCGACCGCATATCTGAAAGCCCATCCCGAAACCCGCTGCATCGTCTCCGGCGGTCAGGGCGACAACGAGCCCGAAAGCGAAGCCGCCGCCATGGCCCGGGCACTCGTCCAAAAAGGCGTCGCCCCGGAACGGCTTGCCTTGGAGGATCAGTCCCACAGCACCGTGGAGAACCTTCGCTTCTCCGCCAAAATAGCCGGCCCCTTAGACCAGAAGATCGGCATCGCGACCAACAACTTCCACGTGTACCGGAGCCTGAAGCTCGCCCGGAAAGCGGGGTACACCGCCGCCTTCGGCCTCGCCGCCCCGTCCACGGCCCTGTACCTGCCCAACAACGTGCTCCGGGAAATCTTCGGCCTCGTCAAAGACAAATTGGCAGGTAATATATAA
- a CDS encoding GspE/PulE family protein has translation MKKTWHKHASDDRRAAKKRMIDQRKKRDGIVRLTDELLTQALSQRVSDIHLEPMGPESYRVRFRIDGALFLYTKLSSEDYTSMISRIKILAQMDISDRRSVQDGAFVFRDIPMRVSVLPTVHGEHMVIRILDSRYYIQDLARLGLLPEQTAKLDAMTAKNEGLILISGPTGSGKTTTLFSIANRLNREARHVVSLEEPAEILIPGVTQVSLSGVRDFSFEKGVRAVLRQDPDIIILGEIRDAPSARAAIRAAATGHLCFATIHARSAWGCRERLLDFGVPDYMADDQLIGLMAQRLVPRICPACGKVVDMSEDQRRKLNLSRRGKLRIGEGCPACRHTGRAGRIGLFEVVDPLRDGKTPRPFRASAVAHLKKGRVAYDDVAHYL, from the coding sequence ATGAAGAAGACATGGCATAAACACGCTTCTGATGACAGACGTGCAGCGAAAAAGCGCATGATCGATCAACGGAAAAAAAGAGATGGAATCGTCCGGCTCACAGATGAATTGTTAACACAAGCGTTGTCCCAGCGGGTTTCGGATATTCACCTCGAACCGATGGGCCCAGAGTCCTATCGCGTTCGTTTCAGGATCGATGGTGCGCTTTTTTTGTACACCAAATTATCGTCAGAAGACTACACGAGCATGATATCGCGGATCAAAATTCTGGCGCAGATGGACATCAGCGACAGGCGGTCAGTGCAGGACGGGGCTTTTGTCTTTCGTGACATTCCCATGCGGGTGTCGGTGCTGCCCACGGTGCACGGCGAACACATGGTGATCCGGATCCTCGACAGCCGGTATTACATTCAGGATTTGGCCCGGCTGGGGCTTCTGCCGGAGCAGACCGCAAAACTGGACGCCATGACGGCGAAAAACGAGGGCCTGATCCTCATCAGCGGCCCCACAGGTTCGGGGAAGACGACGACCTTGTTTTCCATCGCCAACCGCCTGAACCGGGAAGCCCGCCACGTGGTCAGCCTCGAAGAACCGGCGGAAATTCTGATCCCCGGGGTCACCCAGGTTTCGCTGTCGGGGGTTCGGGATTTCAGTTTTGAAAAAGGGGTCCGGGCCGTGCTGCGCCAGGACCCGGATATCATTATCCTGGGAGAAATCCGCGACGCCCCGTCGGCCCGGGCGGCCATTCGGGCGGCGGCGACCGGCCACCTGTGCTTCGCGACCATTCACGCGAGAAGCGCCTGGGGATGCCGGGAGCGGCTTTTGGATTTCGGCGTGCCGGACTACATGGCAGACGACCAGCTCATCGGGCTCATGGCGCAGCGGCTGGTGCCCCGGATTTGTCCGGCGTGCGGAAAGGTGGTGGACATGAGCGAAGATCAGAGAAGAAAGCTGAATCTGTCCCGCAGGGGAAAGCTTCGAATCGGCGAAGGCTGTCCGGCCTGCCGGCACACGGGCCGGGCGGGGCGCATCGGGCTCTTTGAGGTGGTCGATCCCCTTCGGGACGGCAAAACGCCGAGACCTTTCAGAGCGAGCGCCGTGGCCCATCTGAAAAAGGGCAGGGTCGCCTATGACGACGTCGCGCATTATCTTTAA
- a CDS encoding type II secretion system F family protein, whose translation MTTSRIIFKGRRRRLWDEELAAFCGELAVLMGSGLDLVEAMATFAEGEPQGFVKTGVESALAAVRQGMPFSTAMAESGLELPQLVIETLRVGEVSGRLVPVLERLERHYERRSRQKNKLIQILIYPAIVLLMTLGVTRYLVKQVLPSLTATLSSLNLSMTAGTRVMIALNGAVANVLLAAAGVFGALWLLHLVLPESAALRRQIDYGFLHWPFLGRMRRLELWAAYLDMLVLALESGVDLVTSLSVAAKPAANAYFKAQLSLLPEAAGQGWALSESLDATGLMDKGGVRLILVGEKAGQLTAMLKKAGMRYRKQYDRRFARLSAVMEPLLIIIVGILVGCIIVSFISLLYTIYGGYAALM comes from the coding sequence ATGACGACGTCGCGCATTATCTTTAAGGGCAGACGCCGGCGCCTCTGGGACGAAGAGCTGGCGGCCTTCTGCGGCGAGCTGGCTGTGCTTATGGGGTCGGGCCTCGACCTCGTCGAAGCCATGGCCACCTTCGCCGAAGGGGAGCCCCAGGGCTTTGTGAAAACCGGCGTCGAATCGGCGCTGGCCGCGGTGCGCCAGGGCATGCCCTTCAGCACCGCCATGGCCGAATCCGGTCTGGAGCTGCCCCAGCTCGTCATCGAGACCCTGCGGGTCGGGGAAGTCTCCGGGCGCCTCGTCCCGGTTTTGGAACGGCTGGAACGCCATTACGAAAGGCGGAGCCGGCAGAAGAATAAATTAATTCAAATACTGATATACCCGGCGATCGTCCTCCTCATGACCCTCGGGGTCACGCGCTATCTGGTGAAGCAGGTGCTGCCGAGCCTGACGGCGACGCTGTCCAGCCTGAATTTATCCATGACGGCGGGCACGCGGGTGATGATCGCATTAAACGGTGCTGTGGCCAATGTATTGCTGGCTGCGGCCGGTGTTTTTGGGGCCCTCTGGCTGCTCCATCTGGTACTGCCCGAGTCGGCCGCCCTGCGCCGGCAGATCGATTACGGTTTTCTGCATTGGCCCTTCCTGGGCCGGATGCGCCGCCTGGAACTCTGGGCGGCTTATCTGGACATGCTGGTTTTGGCTCTGGAGAGCGGCGTCGACTTGGTGACGTCGCTGTCTGTGGCGGCAAAGCCGGCCGCCAACGCGTACTTCAAGGCGCAGCTCAGCCTGCTGCCCGAAGCCGCGGGCCAGGGATGGGCCCTGTCGGAAAGCCTCGACGCAACCGGTCTGATGGACAAAGGAGGTGTTCGCTTAATATTAGTGGGAGAAAAAGCAGGACAGCTGACGGCCATGTTAAAAAAGGCGGGCATGCGTTACCGCAAGCAGTATGACCGCCGGTTCGCGCGGCTTTCCGCCGTGATGGAACCCCTGCTCATCATCATTGTGGGCATTCTTGTGGGCTGCATCATCGTGTCTTTCATCAGTCTGCTGTACACCATTTACGGCGGATACGCTGCGCTGATGTGA
- a CDS encoding type II secretion system protein has product MKKVRKNQKGFTLAEMLVVLVIIGILAGIMIVAVPQIIERSRAQVDKANAKQVTSAVTLYEADQGSLPTVTAASGSNEAYNEVVQKLVQGKYLKKEADNDYSAKQKGKVFVYDSAEGVVALADQ; this is encoded by the coding sequence ATGAAAAAAGTAAGAAAGAATCAAAAAGGCTTCACTTTGGCTGAGATGTTGGTGGTATTGGTCATCATCGGGATTCTGGCGGGGATCATGATCGTCGCGGTGCCCCAGATCATCGAGCGGTCCCGGGCCCAGGTGGACAAGGCCAACGCGAAGCAGGTGACGTCGGCCGTCACCCTTTACGAAGCGGATCAAGGCAGCCTTCCGACGGTGACGGCCGCCTCCGGAAGCAACGAAGCCTACAACGAAGTGGTGCAGAAGCTGGTGCAGGGCAAATACCTGAAGAAGGAAGCGGACAATGACTACAGCGCAAAACAAAAGGGCAAGGTCTTCGTCTACGATTCGGCGGAAGGGGTCGTGGCCCTCGCGGATCAGTAA
- a CDS encoding prepilin-type N-terminal cleavage/methylation domain-containing protein, protein MGHRERPIRKIQTKLQNRRGMTLVELLITLIIIGLTAGLLPGFVAVFTKEPKAASARSHTQDFRHVHVFIEKTIRSADSIVIDGDTLYVQDLETPKYYDVYTLAKTTHILYRDKYYDNFTPLVSGSRSQMDAEVAVFELAPEWQDDRPNGVFRLKMQYIGEETVYETEIYAPAHAQTVVLKNP, encoded by the coding sequence ATGGGGCACCGAGAACGACCGATCCGGAAAATTCAGACGAAACTGCAGAACCGCCGGGGGATGACCCTGGTTGAGCTCCTCATCACGCTGATCATCATCGGCCTTACAGCCGGGCTGCTGCCCGGCTTTGTCGCAGTGTTCACCAAGGAGCCCAAAGCAGCGTCGGCCCGGAGCCACACCCAGGATTTCCGCCACGTCCACGTCTTTATCGAAAAGACCATCCGCTCGGCGGATTCGATTGTGATCGACGGGGACACCCTTTACGTTCAGGATCTGGAGACGCCGAAATATTACGACGTTTACACGTTAGCCAAAACGACCCATATCCTGTATCGGGATAAATACTACGACAATTTCACCCCCCTTGTGAGCGGCTCCCGCAGCCAGATGGATGCGGAAGTCGCCGTTTTTGAACTGGCGCCGGAATGGCAGGACGACCGCCCGAACGGCGTCTTTCGGTTGAAAATGCAGTACATCGGAGAGGAGACGGTTTATGAAACGGAAATTTACGCCCCGGCCCACGCCCAGACCGTCGTCCTCAAAAATCCTTAA